Proteins encoded in a region of the Nicotiana tomentosiformis chromosome 9, ASM39032v3, whole genome shotgun sequence genome:
- the LOC104110738 gene encoding adenylate isopentenyltransferase 5, chloroplastic-like — protein sequence MMMNIASYVSCKQVIHHEPLINFREGLTIDPFMPRRRKDKVVIVMGATGTGKSKLSIDLANHFQAEVVNSDKMQVYNGLDIVTNKVTEEETCGIQHHLLGIADPNENFTATDFVHHASMAVGLITRKGHLPIIAGGSNSYIKALVNDDIEFKSRYECCFLWIDVDLAVLRRFVSERVDKMVNEGLVEEVREFFNPEGDYTNGIRRAIGVPELDQYFRNENNKLINEDARNRILQVAIEKIKANTCKLATSQRQNILRLESQLGWNISRLDATEAFEKKGSEARQAWHRLVSEPSTRFVRHFRREELFNIPSPSFNIEITKPPAILSTF from the coding sequence ATGATGATGAATATTGCATCATATGTTTCTTGCAAACAAGTAATTCATCATGAGCCACTTATTAATTTCCGAGAGGGTCTAACTATAGATCCCTTTATGCCCCGTCGACGAAAGGACAAGGTGGTGATAGTTATGGGAGCAACAGGGACTGGAAAATCTAAACTTTCAATTGATCTAGCCAACCATTTTCAAGCAGAGGTTGTGAACAGTGACAAAATGCAAGTGTACAATGGTCTTGATATAGTCACAAATAAGGTAACAGAGGAGGAGACCTGTGGCATCCAACATCATTTGTTAGGAATTGCTGATCCTAACGAAAATTTCACTGCCACAGACTTTGTTCACCATGCTTCTATGGCTGTGGGATTAATAACAAGAAAAGGTCACCTACCGATAATTGCTGGAGGGTCGAATTCGTACATTAAGGCCCTAGTGAATGATGACATTGAGTTCAAATCTAGGTATGAATGTTGCTTTCTCTGGATCGATGTGGACTTGGCAGTACTGCGTCGATTCGTGTCAGAACGAGTCGATAAGATGGTGAATGAAGGATTAGTAGAGGAAGTGAGAGAATTTTTCAACCCTGAAGGTGACTACACAAATGGAATTAGACGTGCAATTGGAGTTCCAGAATTGGACCAATATTTCAGAAATGAGAATAATAAGTTAATAAATGAAGATGCTCGTAATAGGATTCTTCAAGTTGCCATTGAAAAAATTAAGGCGAATACATGCAAATTGGCGACATCCCAACGTCAAAATATTCTTAGACTTGAGAGCCAACTCGGGTGGAATATTAGTCGACTTGATGCAACTGAAGCATTTGAGAAAAAAGGTAGTGAAGCACGTCAAGCTTGGCATAGGCTTGTCTCTGAGCCAAGTACTCGATTTGTTCGCCATTTTCGTCGTGAAGAACTCTTCAATATCCCTTCTCCTTCCTTCAATATTGAAATCACCAAACCTCCTGCAATATTGTCCACTTTTTGA